In one Brassica oleracea var. oleracea cultivar TO1000 chromosome C9, BOL, whole genome shotgun sequence genomic region, the following are encoded:
- the LOC106312906 gene encoding protein Dr1 homolog isoform X2, protein MDPMDIVGKSKEDASLPKATMTKIIKEMLPPDVRVARDAQDLLIECCVEFINLVSSESNEVCNKEDRRTIAPEHVLKALQVLGFGEYIEEVYAAYEQHKYETMDTQRSVKCNSGAQMTEEEAAAEQQRMFAEARARMNGGAPVPQPQHPETEHPETDHPETDQRSLQS, encoded by the exons ATGGATCCGATGGATATAGTTGGCAAATCCAAAGAAGACGCTTCGCTTCCTAAAG CTACGATGACTAAGATTATAAAGGAGATGTTACCACCTGATGTTCGTGTTGCTAGAGATGCTCAAGATCTTCTTATCGAGTGTTGTGTAG AGTTCATAAATCTTGTATCTTCAGAATCTAATGAGGTTTGTAACAAAGAGGATAGACGAACGATTGCTCCTGAGCATGTTCTCAAGGCACTACAG GTTCTGGGTTTCGGAGAATATATAGAGGAAGTCTATGCTGCTTATGAGCAACATAAGTATGAAACCATG GACACGCAGAGAAGTGTGAAATGTAACAGTGGAGCTCAAATGACTGAGGAGGAAGCTGCAGCTGAGCAGCAACGTATGTTTGCTGAAGCGCGTGCAAGAATGAACGGAGGTGCTCCGGTTCCTCAACCGCAACATCCTGAAACCGAACATCCTGAGACTGACCATCCCGAAACCGACCAGAGAAGTCTGCAAAGCTAA
- the LOC106312906 gene encoding protein Dr1 homolog isoform X1, translated as MDPMDIVGKSKEDASLPKATMTKIIKEMLPPDVRVARDAQDLLIECCVEFINLVSSESNEVCNKEDRRTIAPEHVLKALQVLGFGEYIEEVYAAYEQHKYETMQDTQRSVKCNSGAQMTEEEAAAEQQRMFAEARARMNGGAPVPQPQHPETEHPETDHPETDQRSLQS; from the exons ATGGATCCGATGGATATAGTTGGCAAATCCAAAGAAGACGCTTCGCTTCCTAAAG CTACGATGACTAAGATTATAAAGGAGATGTTACCACCTGATGTTCGTGTTGCTAGAGATGCTCAAGATCTTCTTATCGAGTGTTGTGTAG AGTTCATAAATCTTGTATCTTCAGAATCTAATGAGGTTTGTAACAAAGAGGATAGACGAACGATTGCTCCTGAGCATGTTCTCAAGGCACTACAG GTTCTGGGTTTCGGAGAATATATAGAGGAAGTCTATGCTGCTTATGAGCAACATAAGTATGAAACCATG CAGGACACGCAGAGAAGTGTGAAATGTAACAGTGGAGCTCAAATGACTGAGGAGGAAGCTGCAGCTGAGCAGCAACGTATGTTTGCTGAAGCGCGTGCAAGAATGAACGGAGGTGCTCCGGTTCCTCAACCGCAACATCCTGAAACCGAACATCCTGAGACTGACCATCCCGAAACCGACCAGAGAAGTCTGCAAAGCTAA